The proteins below come from a single Serratia fonticola genomic window:
- the kdpC gene encoding potassium-transporting ATPase subunit KdpC: MSYLRPSLVMLILLTAITGIAYPLLTTGLSQLLFSGTANGSLLYQGDKAVGSALIGQHFTQPGYFWGRPSATSDSAYNAMASGGSNLAATNPALDKAIGERATQLRQANPAMSGPIPVDLLTASGSGLDPQISLAAAKYQLARVANARQLPQEQIAKLIDENTERATPNFMGESVVNVLKLNMALDALK, translated from the coding sequence ATGTCTTATTTACGTCCTTCTTTAGTTATGCTGATCCTGCTGACGGCGATCACCGGTATTGCTTATCCATTACTCACCACTGGGCTGTCACAGTTGCTGTTCAGCGGGACGGCCAATGGCTCGTTGCTCTATCAAGGGGATAAAGCGGTCGGCTCGGCGTTGATTGGCCAGCATTTTACCCAACCGGGTTATTTCTGGGGGCGCCCTTCTGCCACCAGCGATTCGGCCTATAATGCGATGGCATCCGGCGGCAGTAATCTGGCCGCCACCAACCCGGCGCTGGATAAAGCAATCGGTGAGCGGGCAACGCAGCTGCGCCAGGCGAATCCGGCGATGAGCGGGCCGATCCCGGTCGACCTGCTGACCGCTTCCGGCAGTGGCCTGGATCCGCAGATTTCGCTGGCCGCCGCCAAGTACCAGTTAGCGCGTGTCGCCAACGCTCGTCAGTTGCCACAGGAACAAATTGCCAAGCTGATTGATGAAAATACCGAGCGCGCCACGCCCAATTTTATGGGGGAATCGGTGGTCAACGTGCTGAAGCTGAATATGGCGCTGGATGCGTTGAAATAA
- the kdpD gene encoding two-component system sensor histidine kinase KdpD — protein sequence MVDDELQRPDPDSLLALANEKPRGKLKVFFGACAGVGKTYAMLQEAQRQRAQGLDVLIGVVETHGRQETAALLQGLSILPAKRIQHRGRQVQEFDLDAALARHPALILMDELAHSNAQGSRHPKRWQDVDELLDAGIDVLTTVNVQHLESLNDVVGGITGVRVRETVPDHVFDEATEVVLVDLPPDDLRQRLNEGKVYIPGQAERAIEHFFRKGNLIALRELALRRTADRVDDQMRAFRDNQGREKVWHTRDSILLCVGHNSGSEKLVRIAARLAARLGCHWHAVYVETPKLHRLPENQRRAILRALRLAQELGAETATLSDPSEERAVLRYAREHNLGKIIIGRRGEQRWKLRGSFADRLGQLGPDLDLVIVALENDTPQPQAKEHDNRTFSEKWRFQLRGCAVAVILCAIITLLSQWLLPGIDSANLVMVYLLGVALVALFFGRWPSVLAAVINVASFDLFFVQPEWSFAVSDMQYLLTFAVMLIVGITIGNLTAGVRYQARVARYREQRARHLYEMSRGLSQALSREDIAKTSRHFISSSFQAKTVLLLPQEDGSLQQMVGEEGGLLSVDEAIARWSYGKGLPAGAGTDTLPGVPYQLLPLSTSKQTFGLLAIEPNNLRQLMVPEQQRLLQTFAVLIASALERLHLARSAEEAKLDAEREQLRNSLLAALSHDLRTPLTVLFGQAEILTLDLATEGSSHAPQASQIRQQVLSTTRLVNNLLDMARIQSGGFNLRKEWQSLEEIVGASLHMLEPLLVLHEIKVELPPEMVLINCDGSLLERVFTNLVENANKYAGADAIIGIRAHAVKDWLEVEVWDNGPGIPEEQTQLIFDKFSRGNKESAIPGVGLGLAICRAIIEVHGGRIWAENRAEGGASFHFMLPLEKPPELDGADFDL from the coding sequence ATGGTGGATGACGAACTGCAACGCCCCGATCCAGACAGCCTGCTGGCGTTAGCCAATGAAAAGCCACGCGGAAAACTGAAGGTCTTCTTCGGGGCCTGCGCCGGGGTAGGTAAAACCTATGCCATGTTGCAGGAGGCTCAGCGGCAACGAGCACAGGGGCTAGACGTGCTGATTGGCGTGGTGGAAACCCATGGCCGCCAGGAAACGGCGGCGTTGCTGCAAGGGCTGTCGATCCTGCCAGCAAAACGCATCCAACATCGTGGCCGCCAGGTGCAGGAATTCGATCTCGATGCCGCTTTAGCACGCCACCCGGCCCTGATCCTGATGGATGAGCTGGCACACAGTAACGCCCAGGGTTCACGCCATCCCAAACGTTGGCAGGATGTAGACGAACTGCTGGATGCCGGTATCGATGTGCTGACCACGGTTAACGTCCAGCATCTGGAAAGCCTGAACGACGTTGTCGGCGGTATCACCGGGGTGCGGGTCAGGGAAACCGTGCCTGACCACGTGTTTGACGAGGCCACCGAAGTGGTGTTGGTGGACTTGCCCCCAGACGATCTGCGTCAGCGGCTCAACGAAGGTAAGGTCTATATCCCAGGCCAGGCCGAACGCGCCATCGAGCATTTCTTCCGTAAAGGTAACCTGATCGCTCTACGTGAGCTGGCACTACGCCGCACCGCCGACCGCGTTGACGATCAGATGCGGGCCTTCCGCGATAACCAGGGGCGTGAAAAAGTCTGGCACACCCGAGACAGCATCCTGCTGTGCGTCGGCCATAACAGCGGTAGCGAAAAACTGGTGCGCATCGCAGCAAGGCTCGCGGCGCGCCTCGGTTGCCACTGGCATGCCGTGTATGTCGAAACCCCCAAGCTGCACCGTCTGCCGGAAAACCAACGGCGAGCCATTCTGCGGGCCTTGCGGCTGGCGCAAGAATTAGGGGCTGAAACCGCCACCCTTTCCGATCCTTCTGAAGAACGTGCGGTACTGCGCTATGCCCGGGAACATAACCTGGGCAAAATCATTATTGGCCGCCGTGGCGAACAGCGCTGGAAGCTGCGCGGCAGCTTTGCCGATCGCCTTGGCCAGCTTGGGCCGGATCTCGACCTGGTGATTGTAGCGCTGGAAAACGATACGCCGCAGCCGCAGGCCAAAGAGCATGATAACCGCACCTTTAGCGAAAAATGGCGATTCCAGCTGCGGGGCTGCGCCGTTGCCGTCATTTTATGTGCCATCATCACGCTGCTGTCGCAATGGCTACTGCCGGGCATTGATTCGGCTAACCTGGTGATGGTTTATCTGTTGGGCGTGGCACTTGTCGCCCTGTTCTTTGGCCGTTGGCCTTCGGTGCTGGCCGCGGTGATCAACGTCGCCAGCTTCGATCTGTTCTTCGTACAGCCCGAATGGTCGTTCGCCGTCAGTGATATGCAATACCTGCTGACCTTTGCCGTGATGCTGATCGTCGGTATCACCATTGGTAATCTGACCGCCGGGGTGCGTTATCAGGCCCGGGTGGCACGCTATCGCGAACAACGGGCGCGCCATTTATATGAGATGTCTCGTGGGCTCAGCCAAGCGTTGAGCAGAGAAGATATTGCCAAAACCAGCCGTCATTTTATCTCCAGCAGCTTCCAGGCCAAAACCGTGCTGCTGCTGCCGCAGGAAGATGGCTCCCTGCAACAGATGGTGGGTGAAGAAGGTGGCTTGCTGTCGGTGGATGAAGCCATCGCCCGCTGGAGCTATGGCAAAGGCTTACCCGCCGGGGCCGGTACCGACACCCTGCCCGGTGTGCCGTACCAACTGCTGCCGCTCAGCACCTCCAAACAGACCTTTGGCCTGCTGGCGATTGAACCGAACAACCTGCGTCAGCTGATGGTGCCAGAGCAACAGCGCCTGTTACAGACCTTTGCGGTGCTGATCGCCAGCGCGCTGGAGCGCCTGCATCTGGCCCGCAGCGCCGAAGAAGCCAAGCTGGATGCCGAACGCGAACAGCTACGTAACTCGCTGCTGGCCGCCCTTTCTCACGATCTGCGTACTCCGCTTACCGTGCTGTTTGGTCAGGCCGAGATCCTAACGCTGGATCTGGCCACCGAAGGCTCCAGCCACGCCCCACAGGCCAGCCAAATCCGCCAGCAGGTGCTCAGTACCACCCGCCTGGTAAACAATCTGCTGGATATGGCGCGCATTCAGTCCGGTGGTTTTAACCTGCGTAAAGAGTGGCAATCGCTGGAAGAGATCGTCGGTGCCTCGCTGCATATGCTGGAACCGCTGCTGGTATTACACGAAATTAAGGTGGAGTTGCCGCCAGAGATGGTGTTGATCAACTGTGATGGCAGCCTGTTAGAGCGGGTATTCACCAACCTGGTGGAAAATGCCAATAAATATGCCGGTGCCGATGCTATCATCGGGATCCGCGCCCACGCAGTTAAAGACTGGCTGGAAGTGGAGGTTTGGGATAATGGCCCCGGCATCCCGGAGGAACAGACCCAACTGATATTTGACAAGTTCTCCCGTGGCAATAAAGAATCGGCGATCCCCGGCGTCGGCTTGGGGTTAGCGATTTGTCGTGCCATTATTGAAGTACACGGCGGCCGCATCTGGGCGGAGAACCGCGCCGAAGGCGGAGCCAGTTTCCACTTTATGCTGCCGTTGGAAAAGCCCCCCGAACTGGATGGAGCAGATTTTGACTTGTAA
- the kdpB gene encoding potassium-transporting ATPase subunit KdpB, translating to MTRKQRALFEPALMRTALIDAVKKLDPRVQWRNPVMFVVYLGSILTSVIWLAVLSGNAEGSAAFTGSIAMWLWFTVLFANFAEALAEGRSKAQAESLKGTKKTSWAKKLATPKRDGATEQVSAESLRKGDIVLVEAGDTIPCDGEVLEGGASVDESAITGESAPVIRESGGDFSSVTGGTRILSDWLVVQCSVNPGETFLDRMIAMVEGAKRRKTPNEVALTILLVALTIVFVLATATLFPYSQYSVEAAGSGSIVSITVLVALLVCLIPTTIGGLLSAIGVAGMSRMLGANVIATSGRAVEAAGDVDVLLLDKTGTITLGNRQASEFLPAPGVKEQELADAAQLSSLADETPEGRSIVVLAKQRFNLRERDLQALNATFVPFSAQTRMSGVNVQDRMIRKGAVDAIRRHVESNNGHFPRAVDELVESVARTGGTPLVVAEGPRVLGVVALKDIVKGGIKERFAELRKMGIKTVMITGDNRLTAAAIAAEAGVDDFLSEATPEAKLALIRQYQAEGRLVAMTGDGTNDAPALAQADVAVAMNSGTQAAKEAGNMVDLDSNPTKLIEVVHIGKQMLMTRGSLTTFSIANDVAKYFAIIPAAFAATYPQLNALNVMQLHSPASAIMSAVIFNALVIVFLIPLALKGVSYKAMSAAALLRRNLWLYGVGGLLVPFVGIKLIDLLLTALNMAG from the coding sequence ATGACTCGCAAACAACGCGCACTGTTTGAACCGGCACTGATGCGTACCGCGCTGATCGATGCGGTGAAAAAGCTGGACCCACGCGTTCAGTGGCGTAACCCGGTGATGTTCGTGGTGTACCTCGGCAGTATCCTGACTTCGGTCATTTGGCTGGCGGTGCTTTCAGGCAACGCTGAAGGTAGCGCGGCCTTTACCGGCAGCATCGCTATGTGGCTGTGGTTTACCGTACTGTTCGCCAACTTTGCCGAAGCGCTGGCGGAAGGACGCAGCAAAGCTCAGGCAGAAAGCCTGAAGGGCACCAAGAAAACCAGTTGGGCGAAGAAACTCGCCACGCCGAAGCGTGATGGCGCCACCGAGCAAGTCTCGGCCGAGAGCCTGCGTAAAGGGGATATCGTGCTAGTGGAAGCCGGTGACACCATTCCTTGCGATGGCGAAGTGCTGGAAGGCGGTGCCTCGGTCGATGAAAGCGCCATCACCGGTGAATCTGCACCAGTGATCCGTGAATCCGGCGGTGACTTCTCCTCCGTGACCGGCGGGACGCGTATCCTGTCCGACTGGCTGGTGGTGCAGTGTAGCGTCAACCCGGGCGAAACCTTCCTCGATCGCATGATCGCTATGGTCGAAGGTGCCAAACGCCGTAAAACCCCAAATGAAGTGGCACTGACCATTTTGCTGGTGGCATTGACTATCGTGTTTGTACTGGCGACCGCTACCCTGTTCCCTTACTCGCAATACAGTGTGGAAGCCGCAGGCAGCGGCAGCATAGTGTCGATCACCGTGTTGGTTGCCTTGCTGGTCTGCCTGATCCCGACCACCATCGGTGGGCTGTTGTCCGCTATCGGCGTCGCCGGGATGAGCCGTATGCTGGGTGCCAACGTGATCGCCACCAGCGGGCGCGCCGTTGAGGCCGCCGGTGATGTTGACGTATTGCTGTTGGACAAGACCGGTACCATCACCCTCGGTAACCGTCAGGCATCAGAATTCCTGCCGGCACCCGGGGTAAAAGAGCAAGAGCTGGCCGATGCCGCCCAACTCTCTTCGTTAGCCGATGAAACGCCGGAAGGCCGCAGTATCGTGGTGCTGGCCAAGCAGCGCTTCAATCTGCGCGAACGCGATTTGCAGGCGTTGAACGCCACCTTCGTGCCTTTCTCTGCGCAAACCCGCATGAGCGGTGTCAACGTGCAGGACCGGATGATCCGTAAAGGGGCGGTGGACGCCATTCGCCGCCACGTCGAATCCAACAATGGCCACTTCCCACGAGCGGTGGACGAGTTGGTGGAAAGCGTCGCTCGTACCGGCGGTACGCCGTTGGTGGTCGCCGAAGGGCCACGCGTGCTGGGGGTAGTGGCGCTGAAAGACATCGTCAAAGGCGGGATTAAAGAACGCTTTGCCGAACTGCGCAAGATGGGCATCAAGACGGTGATGATCACCGGGGATAACCGCCTGACCGCCGCCGCCATTGCAGCCGAAGCCGGCGTGGATGACTTCCTGTCGGAAGCCACACCAGAGGCCAAACTGGCGCTGATCCGTCAGTATCAGGCGGAAGGACGCCTGGTCGCGATGACCGGCGACGGCACCAACGACGCCCCAGCACTGGCGCAGGCCGACGTGGCAGTTGCCATGAACTCGGGGACGCAGGCAGCCAAGGAAGCGGGCAACATGGTCGATCTGGACTCCAACCCGACCAAGCTGATCGAAGTGGTGCATATCGGCAAGCAGATGCTGATGACGCGCGGTTCATTGACCACCTTCAGTATCGCCAACGATGTGGCGAAGTACTTTGCCATTATCCCGGCGGCCTTCGCGGCAACCTATCCGCAGTTGAATGCGCTGAACGTAATGCAACTGCACTCCCCCGCCTCGGCGATTATGTCGGCGGTGATCTTCAACGCTCTGGTGATCGTCTTCCTGATCCCGCTGGCGTTGAAAGGGGTGAGCTATAAGGCAATGAGCGCCGCCGCACTGCTGCGTCGTAACCTGTGGCTGTATGGTGTGGGTGGCCTGCTGGTACCGTTCGTAGGTATCAAGCTGATCGACCTGCTGCTGACCGCGCTGAATATGGCCGGCTAA
- the kdpA gene encoding potassium-transporting ATPase subunit KdpA: MAASAFLLIASFVLVLLVLARPLGSFIARLIEGEPLPVLRHVEAAVWRCCGNDTAEMTWWQYALAILWFNILGLVLLLVLLMAQGSLPLNPQGFPGLSWDLAFNTAVSFVTNTNWQAYSGENTLSYLSQMAGLTVQNFLSAATGIAVAFALIRAFARRSSATIGNAWIDILRITLYVLLPLSLLIALFFVSQGTLQNFLPYLHVTTLEGAQQTLPMGPVASQEAIKMLGTNGGGFFGANSAHPFENPTVLTNFVQMLAIFLIPCALCFAFGQVAGENRQGHALIWAMALIFIVAVIVVMNAELAGNPHLSALGSSSNINMEGKESRFGILASSMFSVVTTAASCGAVNAMHDSFTALGGMVPMWLMQIGEVVFGGVGSGLYGMLLFVLLTVFIAGLMIGRTPEYLGKKIDVYDMKMTALAILVTPTLVLLGTALAIATDAGRAGILNPGAHGFSEVLYAFSSAANNNGSAFAGLSVNTPFYNLLLALAMFVGRFGVILPVLAIAGSLCVKKRQPAGNGTLPTYGPLFIGLLVGTILLVGALTFVPALALGPVAEHLQLWLAN, translated from the coding sequence ATGGCAGCTTCAGCCTTCTTGTTGATCGCCAGCTTTGTGCTGGTGCTTCTGGTGCTGGCTCGTCCCCTGGGCAGCTTTATAGCTCGCCTGATCGAGGGAGAGCCACTACCGGTGCTGCGCCATGTGGAAGCAGCCGTCTGGCGTTGCTGCGGTAATGACACCGCCGAGATGACCTGGTGGCAATACGCACTGGCGATCCTATGGTTCAATATCCTCGGTTTGGTGCTGCTGTTGGTGCTGCTGATGGCACAGGGTTCCTTACCGCTCAACCCGCAAGGGTTCCCCGGTTTATCTTGGGATCTGGCGTTCAATACCGCCGTCAGCTTCGTCACCAATACCAACTGGCAGGCCTACAGTGGGGAAAACACCCTCAGCTATCTCAGCCAGATGGCCGGATTGACGGTACAGAACTTCCTGTCTGCCGCCACCGGTATCGCCGTTGCCTTTGCCCTGATCCGGGCCTTTGCCCGCCGTTCCAGCGCCACCATCGGTAACGCCTGGATCGATATTCTGCGCATTACCCTGTATGTGCTGTTGCCGCTGTCGCTGCTGATCGCGCTGTTCTTCGTCAGCCAGGGGACATTGCAGAACTTTCTGCCTTACCTGCATGTGACCACGCTGGAAGGGGCACAGCAGACCTTGCCGATGGGGCCAGTGGCCTCGCAGGAAGCAATCAAGATGCTCGGCACCAACGGTGGCGGCTTCTTCGGTGCCAACTCGGCGCATCCGTTTGAAAACCCGACCGTATTGACCAACTTTGTACAGATGCTGGCGATCTTCCTGATCCCTTGCGCCCTGTGCTTCGCCTTTGGTCAGGTCGCCGGTGAAAACCGTCAGGGTCACGCGCTGATCTGGGCCATGGCGCTGATCTTTATCGTTGCGGTGATCGTGGTGATGAATGCTGAACTGGCTGGCAACCCGCATCTGAGCGCGCTTGGCAGTAGCAGCAACATCAATATGGAAGGTAAAGAGTCCCGCTTTGGCATTCTCGCTAGCAGCATGTTCTCGGTGGTAACCACTGCGGCCTCCTGCGGTGCCGTCAACGCCATGCATGATTCCTTTACCGCGCTGGGTGGCATGGTGCCGATGTGGCTGATGCAGATTGGCGAAGTGGTGTTCGGCGGCGTCGGTTCCGGCCTGTACGGCATGCTGCTGTTCGTACTGCTGACGGTATTTATCGCCGGGCTGATGATTGGCCGCACGCCGGAATATCTCGGCAAGAAGATCGATGTTTATGACATGAAGATGACCGCGCTGGCAATCCTGGTGACGCCAACCTTGGTACTGCTGGGCACCGCGTTGGCGATTGCTACCGACGCTGGCCGTGCTGGCATCCTCAACCCAGGGGCGCATGGCTTCAGTGAAGTGCTGTATGCCTTCTCTTCGGCAGCCAACAACAACGGTAGCGCCTTTGCTGGCCTGAGCGTCAACACGCCGTTCTACAACCTGCTGCTGGCCTTGGCGATGTTTGTTGGCCGTTTCGGGGTGATCCTACCGGTGCTGGCCATTGCGGGTTCGCTGTGTGTCAAAAAACGCCAACCGGCGGGGAACGGCACGCTGCCAACCTACGGGCCACTGTTTATCGGCCTGCTGGTCGGTACCATCCTGCTCGTCGGTGCCTTGACATTCGTTCCTGCACTGGCACTAGGCCCGGTAGCCGAACATTTACAACTGTGGTTGGCCAATTAA
- a CDS encoding K(+)-transporting ATPase subunit F, with amino-acid sequence MSFSVIGGALLVLLLLGYLVYALFNAEDF; translated from the coding sequence GTGAGTTTCAGCGTTATTGGTGGTGCGCTGTTGGTCCTGCTGCTGTTGGGCTATCTGGTTTATGCCCTGTTTAATGCGGAGGACTTCTGA
- a CDS encoding YbfA family protein, giving the protein MSNYQAYPLHRVLLRRSAVILVGVLALPVMLFRADRARFYSYLHRVWTKTSNKPVWLQQAETASCDFY; this is encoded by the coding sequence ATGTCTAACTACCAAGCCTATCCGTTGCATCGGGTCCTCCTGCGCCGTAGCGCAGTGATTCTGGTCGGTGTTCTTGCTTTGCCGGTGATGCTGTTCCGTGCCGATCGCGCACGTTTTTACAGCTATTTACACCGCGTCTGGACAAAAACCAGCAATAAACCGGTCTGGCTGCAACAGGCAGAAACGGCGTCCTGCGATTTTTATTAA